From the genome of Magnolia sinica isolate HGM2019 chromosome 12, MsV1, whole genome shotgun sequence:
GATCAACAGCCAAACAGGCATTAAACAACTACCGGTTAAAGTGTGGCTAGCCAAacaccaataataataataaaaaaaaaataaataataaataaataaaaaaaatcaattcacaATCACAGTCACAAATATCCAAGCTCGACAAGGCCCACGATGGTATATTTTggtgaaatccattccgttcatcagttGATCCACCTCATGCTCACCGTACATAGAAAAAATCAGATCGATCCAAAACTCATTAGAACCACAGCGAGGGAACAGTGTAAACTCACAACTAAAGCCTCTAAACCCACATGTAGTCCATCCAAGTTTGGACCAGGTTATTTTTGGAATTTATCTTCATCGCCAATGgtttcacctgatgaatggcttggatggcatatacaccaCACGGTGGGCCCCGAAGGTCTCTATGGTGGGCGTCCCCATCCAAAATctttcctatgatatggcccacttgaattttggatcggcctgattacTGGGCTCAAGTGCTAAAATGAGGTTTCTCAACTGATGAACTGAGTAGATGTCATGCAAtatattgcagtgggcccacGTAACACTGATGTTGCACGCTTTTTCTACAACAGGTGTTGTGGAGGCTTTCTCAATGTCTAACACAACTCTCATGTAAATGAGATAGACTCTTATTATAGTTTACCACCACTTTTAAGATACTGATAACTCTTCCCCCATTACAAATTACATAGTTAAACagcaatccaacccgtccaaatcACCAAACAAATTGCGGAAagagcataacccaaaaattacactgaGAATGTGATAGAAACCATTTAATTTGCCATTCGAATTTGGACCACTTGCTGTTTTGATGATGTGCTACATTCACATTATAACCCataacttggatggtttggataggtATAAAATATAAATGAGTGTGGCATGCAGGTGagaaggatgagtcaccaccattctcAAAATGGTGATAAGATAATGTAGAACACAATCCCACCCACATTAGGTCACTTTGGCAAGGTTTTTAACAGCAAAAGAACACAATCCCACTCATATTAGGACTCTTAGAGAACTAATAGGAGACAATCATACTCACATTAGGACTCTTCTCAATGCTTTGTTAGGACTCCTCCCAAGGTTTCAAggcaaacacaaaaaaaaaaatttaaaataaaataaaataaaatcaaactcatgctaggactcttctcaaggctttcaataccaaacacaaattaaaataatacaatcacATTCATATTAGGACTCTTCTCATGACTTTCAATGGctaaaacaaattaaaataacaAAATCCCACTCATATTAGGCAtcttctcaaatctttcaatggCTTTTACAAATTAAAAGAATACAATCACACATATATTAGGACTCTTCTTAAGTCTTCCAATATCTAAAACAACACTCATTGAACTCCAAACAACACCAAAGTAAGAGAAACCAATGCTACAACAAATGAGAAATGTAAGTTTTTAGAACTTGGACTGGAGATAATCCACTGCAGCCTTGTCCAGCTGGAAGGCCGTGGTAAGAACCTCAGTCGAAATGGGTCCCTTCGATCCGAAGATGGAATTAGCGATGGTGATTACACCTGGGTTTTCGCTGCTGAGGGCCGCAATCGCAACAGCACTCCCATACCCTACGTTACGTTGGAAGTGAATGAGTCCCTCTGGGAAGACGAACACATCACCCTTCTGGAGGACCTTCGTGATCAGACGGTTGTCAGGGTTAGATGTGACAAAGCCGGCGTAGAGAGTGCCTTCCACGACTGTTAGGATCTCAGTGGCTCGCGGGTGGATGTGGGGAGAAATGACGCCCCATGGTGCGTAGTCTATGCGAACCATCGAGATGCCGAGCGTGTTGAGTCCAGGTAAATGGGCTGCGAAGACAGGAGTAACTGCCGATCGAAGGAAGTTCGATGTGTTGCCTGGTTTATGGAGCCCGGCGAAGAAGAAATCGTTGGCTTGAGCGAGCTTCGGGTCCTTACAGGCTAATCCATTAACCAACACTGCCAAGATTCATAATCCAAATTAGTAAAATGAAATGTGTTACTAAAATGTTAATACTATCTCATTTTTAGCACATTGACCGAGTGGACTCGGACCCAGTCAAGATCAAACCCAAATTTAGAATGTGGGTTAACTCTACTTGACTCAACCGAGTTGCAATTCAACTCAGGATCGCATAAGTTGTTCCGAGTCACCGAGTTTTGAAACCTTGATTTCTGCACAATGATAGAGTGACTGTTGTTGTAGTCGTAGTGATGGGGAAGTACCTGGACTATTGGGCTTGGCTACACAGAAATCCTGCAAAGGGCTTGGATATGAGGCTGAGGCAATAGAGCAAGTGAGAGCTAAAAAACCCAAGAAGAGAATGTGGTGGGCCATCTCAAAaactccctctcttctctctagtAATCAAGGAAAGAAGATTCAACGGCTAGAAAGCTTTGAAAGTTTTCGGAGTTATGAAATAGGGATGGTTTGGAGTTGATATATATAGGGAGAGATGTAGATGTAACATGCATCCACGTGGTAGTAAGTTACAAATGCATCGTCCAATCTGTTGCCGTCTATTCCATTGAAATGGTCTTCTTTCTTCAATCCAATCCACTTATCCATGAGAAACGCTACTAGCACATGCGCTCGTGGTACTGTACACGTAGCAAACATGTGTGGTGAtgtagaccgttgatctgattggCCACAGCTTGCATGGTCCATATAAAAATAGATAGTAGTGATTGAGCAACTTTGACCGTCTGATAGCCGCGAGTTTCTACTGTTGAATGTAGAccgattgtttatttcttttcatcTAACTTTCACAGTGTAGTCTCCTTGATTTTTGTGATATAACGCATCCATTTGCTGGCCCACCAAACCAACAGCTACGATCAGAACATCGAAGTGCTACGTGTACAATAGAGACAATGCAGATAAATCGTGGAACACCGTGAAGCGTGTGGACCATAGTATCTTATTATAGTATTCCCACTGAAATGGAGTGATAGGGATTATTATGGTAATTAAACATAATCAGATTGATTTGGTCCTCTCATTCAGTGTCCCGTTCATCATTGTATCTACTGCGTAGTTTCTTACTTCtggagatccaaaccgtctatagggtgggccccaccgtggataTGGGACACACAAAAGATCTGGAAGATTGAAGTATTTCAACACTTCCATCCTTCAATTACTTTCCTTCGCCTTCTTAACCATCTTTTTGAATATTTTCAAGGCAGCCTCCATTTTTTGAAAGATAGTACGATATGTCAAGGGGAAAAAGATTACAAAAGGAAAGAGAAACTGCTGAGAGGGCAGAAACTCCTTAAAGACCAATAAAACATAGATGGTAGCCCTTTAACAAATCAACTTGGGACGCCCATTCGATCAGGAGACGTTTAATTTGCTATAGAAATAACGACGTGAACAGATATTAGAAACATCCGAGAAGCATTTCCCATTTCTTTCCTCCCAGACTGACCACCAGACCGCAAGAATTCCCATCTGCATAATTTGGTTTTGAGCTTGCCTATATTGACCCCGTGCCAAGCTTGAAGAAACAGATCTGCCGCTCTTGGGGTGCACCAGCTGATATTAAACCTCGAGCAGAACTCTGCCCAGATTAGAGAAGAGAAAGGACAGTGTGGGAGGAGATGATCAACCGACTCTTCGTTACGCATGCAGTGCATCTCATCAGATTGACGGCTCAGATCAACGAACCATGGCCCAGCATGTAAAGGGTCATATGCATAAGCAAGCCGTACACTTTCTACTGATGATAAGGAGACTATTCCTGTGGACACGGATTGGGTAGTGAAACACGAGTATATACTCGAAAAAAAGGCCTAAAAAATGCTGGCCCACCTGCAAGCtatccaatcaaatctcaccgtgTCATTTCCCATCAGCTGGAGCTGTGAGGATTTTACTACCCGATCggtgttgaaaatcagtggtttaaaaaaaataataaaaatgaaaattcaaaaatttcaaaatttcgggattttccggccaaaatacctttttgaatttttaaattaaaaagtgcggtgtgtgtgctttgtcccacatcggaaatgcaaagaaaagttttgtggtttatatgagatattgagaagggtattcttacttggagctttttggaggaAATGAGCGCGCGCGCACGCTCaagctcgggctcgggcacgggcacgagcAAGGGCGAGGGCGAGGGTGTGGgtagtgaggcagtgtggctgtagtggcgctagatggcgcacttcgcGCATCatgtcgcagagtggtcgctctCTCGCGACTTTACACGAGACGGCGCGATCGCGGTGCGATGGGtttggtcagagccttagggcgatgtggatctgaaatgttggaaatgatcctgggttttataggtgactgagaacggtcggatcttaaatccgaaacgtccagccgtttcttaaatggatagctaccttaaaagccacaacgatccgaaaacggacgggccaggatgatccaacggtcagatctacagatctaatgaccagaaacgtctgggattaatggacaacggccagaaacgtttttcaaacgttctggaccattgaataccacacagcaacggtctaaacctgaggcctatataaattggaccattccagtccgatttcatcatctcaacacaccatctctcccatcaaatcagatacagtccatagcttcaATTTAGAATATtgttatcatctccatcgtctaagtctgccagaataaatctactgcgttaaattgttccatagtggacctatcgtgattgctgcacgctggatccagataaggcttgtcttatcctggaagcaattcacctgtaacccatcagcagttgataaggtggcgaatcacgctttaaggacagcgtattttatacatgattcagcctagtgataatttttatttttctatcttttattttcggtgtatccaaaagaaacttttctaacaatcttaaagcgtgattatggacaccgaaagtgtCGCATtaatcaaactgatgaaccaggatctgatccgattggatcgattcgatggttcaaattttacTAGATGTCAGGACAAGCTGAAATTGCTGTTGACCGcgctgaagatcttctacatcttggacccgactctccagcctctgcctgaagcaaaggaCACTGACACTTCAGAACAGATCGCTGTTaggatcaagcgacaagaagatgaactgctgtgtcgtggccacatcctcaatgctctctctgatcgaTTGTATGATTTGTACACAGGAACCACATCAGCGAACGAAATTTGGAGCGCACtaaaatacaaatacaaggctgaagaggaaggtacacagaaatttctaattgccaggtatttcgacttcacgatAGTAGACAATCTACCGCTGCTTGCCTAAATCCCAGAactgcagcttattgtaaataaaataaaagctataaaaatcgatcttcctgaatcctttcaagtcggagctataatTGCAAAGTTGCCTCCAAGCTGGAAACACTACAGGAAGAAACTAATGCATAAATCCGAAGAGTTCACCCTATAACAAATCCAgaagcatcttcgtattgaagaagaatctcgtaaccgaggcaaaaaggatgacgctaatggtgcatcctcatccaaggtgaacgcagtagaaaagacatcccaaaataatacctatgagaaagttgattcccttaaacctaacaaagatcaagggaaattcaagaaaatccaaaagaagaaaaacggcaaacgtaagggagcttgctatgtctgcgGCAAGACTGGGCATTTCGCCATAGTCTGTAGGGaccgaaaaaagcctaagaaagaggctaatgcagtagacgatgaaatcgtagccatggtcacagaagtgaacctagttcaagTGAAAATCactggttggtggtatgatacaggtgctACAGTCCATGTATGTAATGATCGATTtgctttcaaaacctatgaaaaTGAGACCAATGGTTaagaggttcaaatgggaaatgaaggacgatcgaaagttgtaggcaaatgaaccgtggaattactctttacctctggaaagaaggtaatcctgatcaacgtactgcatgtcccagacataagaaggaatcttgtcttaggggatctcttaagcaagcctgggattagggttgtgtttgaatcaggcaagctgatcttgtctaagaatgagaactttgtgggtaagggatacgcttgtaatgggatgatcaaactctctttaaatgaaaagagTTCTtttgcttacatgattgagtctgtaacgctATGACATGGTAGACTAGTCGATATcggctacagtaccataaaactcatggctaagaacggcctaatatcatacaatgatagtgacaaagataaatgtgaagtatgcatacggtctaaaataataaagaaaccatTCCCTAGTGTTGAGAGATcgtctcaaatattagacctagtgcatattgacatatgtgaactaaatggcgttcttacccgtggaggtaaaaggtactttataatatttatagatgattgttcgagatatgtatatatatatatctgttaaaatcaaaagatgaagcatttaatgcattcaagatgtataaagttgaagtagaaaatcaattagataaaaatattaaaatccttcgtagtgaccgaggaggagaatatttctctaatgaattttctaactattgtgaagaacacggcataatacatcagtgcacagcaccttatacaccacaacaaaatggtgtagcagagagaaaaaataggacgttagtagaaatggtcaactcatgctaatacaagcacagttgcTATTAAACCTATGGAGAGAAGCACTGttagctgcatgtcatgttttaaaccgaattccatctaagaaaaccaagacctctccatacgaaatatggaaaggaagaaaaccaaataTAGGGTATCatagagtgtgggggtgtcttgcatattgcagaactccggaacctaaaagaactaaattaggaccaaAAGCTATTAAGTGCATCCTTGTACGATATGCATAAtatagtaaggcctatagacttctagacttagacttcaatgtaatcatagagtccAGAGATGTAGAattctttgagaattctgtattcaAGGAGAAAAAAATGCTGAGATTCAATTtcctaataaaaatataaaagaaatacaaatagaagaaaaaactcctagtgaacctcgtaggagtcaaagagcaagagtagaaaagagtcttaattctgatcaaatagactctcaacgactctcttttcatctagttgagggtgatagagagaaggtgattagaaaaatacctatggttttgactatagaagatgaacctaaaatctttagtgaagctatgtctttaagagactccgctttttggaaagaagccattaatgatgaaatggattcttTAATGTTTAGCCAAACATGGAAATTAGTAGATCTACCTCCAagttctaaaccaataggttgtaagtgggtatttaagaaaaaatatcacacagatggtacaattcaaacttttaaagcaagattagttgctaagggttttcgacagaaagaaggaattgattattttgacacttattcaccagtagctcgaataacatcgattaagATCTTATTCGCTTTTGCatctatacatcatcttcatatccatcaaatggacgtgaagacagcattcctgaatggtgatctcgatgaggaggtatatatggagcaaccagaagggtttgttctaccaggaaatgaaagaaaagtatgtaaacttgttaagtctttgtatgaattaaagcaagcaccaaaacagtggcatgataaatttgattctaaagttctgtcttatggttttgaacacaatattgctgataaatgcatatattcaaaggcttgtaatgattatgttgtaatcatatgcttgtatgtagatgatatgttaataatcagtaataaaatggaaggtgtaactgaaaccaaaaagtttctctcttcagttttcaaaatgaaagatcttggacaagtggataccatattaggtatcaaagttaaaaaacatagtgggagttttgcattatgccagtctcattatattgagaaaataataaacaagtttactcacttgaaaattaaagaagCAAAAACCCCGTTTggtccaagtatcaagttaaaagaaaatagtGGAAGAGTAGTTgtacaactagagtatgctagtgctataggtagtcttatgtatgcaatgcaatgcacaagaccggatatagcatacgctgtgagtaaactaagtaggtttacaagtaatccaagtgttgaacactggaaagcaattagtagagttctaggttatcttaaagaaaccaaagaactagggctattttactcagaattttcagcagtgttggaaggatataccgatgcaagttggatatcgagggcgggggacaacaagtccactacagggtggatattcaccctaggaggtgcagctgtatcttagggatccaagaaacaaacttgtataacgcactcaactatggaatctgagttcatagctttagctgctacaggcaaagaggctgagtggttaagggatcttcttttagaaatttcattttatgcgaagcctataccggctgtttcacttcattgtgatagtgaagctaatctagcaagagcctatagtggtacctataatgggaagtccaggCACATAAGTTTGCGACATGACTATGTAAGACAATTGATTTAAGCtggaatcattgcgatctcatatgtaaaatcaagtaataactcggctgatccttttactaaacctctaacgagagaggtagtaaggacaacatctagagggatggggttgaaactctttacttaaagtttcaccagtgaaaaaaactcaaccctaaattagaaaatctctaaatattgagtttaatgggtaacaacaattcactgataagtgaaaagtttcagcactaaataaattgataacctcatccaggatgatagtgctggccgttataaagagggatgagtattgaattcttaatgaaatccagtcaaacAGGATAAGTGTTTTAAACagaaacactggaaggatttcacctatgtgaacgtagaagtggtgccgcttctcatgagactTAGAGTTATCTCAGGATCGTTCATAAAACAGGATAAACACATGgtcattaaaagtgctaagcgagattataaaggaacacctaaCCCATAAGCTATTATGTGTGTATTATTTTTGGTTATATCATAAAGGAATAACTAGTTCATTGCTGCGGcaaccagaaattttgaaataactttaaaatgcttacactaaggaaagattcaaatcgcaagatatctttctttatgcataataactattattattctgggagatttttcattattttaaaaaaaccaGTTGGacattgttgaaaatcagtggtttaaaaaaataataaaaatgaaaatttaattttttcaaaatttcaggattttactgccaaaatacctttttgaatttttaaattaaaaagtacaGTGTGTgatgctttgtcccacatcggaaatgcaaagaaaagttttgtggtttatatgagatgttgagaagggtattcttacttggagctttttggaggagatgaaacacgggtttCGCACTGGAACGCGCTCGGGTATGGGCACGGGCACAGGCACGGGCATGGGCGTGGGCGAGGGCaagggcgtgggcagtgaggcaatgtggctgtagtggcgctagatgacgcactttgcacttcgcacgtgcgcatcatgtcgcagagtggtcgctccctcacgaccttacgcgaaccggcgCGAGACGGTGCGAcctcggtgcgatgggtctgCTCAGAGTCTTAGGGtggtgtggatctgaaatgttgaaaatgagcctgggttttataggtgattGAGAATGGttggatcttaaatccgaaacgtccagctatttcttaaacggatagctaccttaaaagccacaacggttcgAAAACGGACGAGCAagaatgatccaacggtcagatctacagatctaataatcagaaacgtctgggattaatggacaacggccagaaatatttttcaaacgttctggaccattgaataccacacagcaacgggtctaaacctgaggcctatataaactggaccattccagtccgatttcatcatctcaacacaccatctctcccatcaaatcagatacagtccataaCTTCAAtttagaatactgttatcatctccatcgtctaagtctgccagaataaatctactgcattaaattgttccatagtggacctattgTGATtgttgcacgctggatccagataaggcttgtcttatcctggaagcaattcgcgtATAACCCATcaacagttgataagggggcaaatcacgctttaaggacaacgtattttatacgtgat
Proteins encoded in this window:
- the LOC131220361 gene encoding putative germin-like protein 2-1; translated protein: MAHHILFLGFLALTCSIASASYPSPLQDFCVAKPNSPVLVNGLACKDPKLAQANDFFFAGLHKPGNTSNFLRSAVTPVFAAHLPGLNTLGISMVRIDYAPWGVISPHIHPRATEILTVVEGTLYAGFVTSNPDNRLITKVLQKGDVFVFPEGLIHFQRNVGYGSAVAIAALSSENPGVITIANSIFGSKGPISTEVLTTAFQLDKAAVDYLQSKF